From Chengkuizengella sediminis, one genomic window encodes:
- the manA gene encoding mannose-6-phosphate isomerase, class I — MTTKSPIFLKPLFKERIWGGTSLKRFNYELNSDNVGECWAISAHPNGTNEVKSGLYKGLSLSNLWDKHQELFGFFPSDKFPLLTKILDASQDLSVQVHPDDQYAQQNENGELGKTECWYIIDCKKDAEMILGHHASSKKQLLQWVKQGLWSDLLRKVKIKPGDFFYVPSGTIHALCEGTLVLETQQNSDTTYRVYDYDRIDQNGQVRDLHLDKAIEVTTIPHQNESIDPVISKQKDATITKFVEEKYFSAFKWEINGESQFNQNKKFQLVSVLEGEGILETLDGEFTFQKGDHFILPYQMSDFTIRGNTEMIISFPS; from the coding sequence ATGACTACAAAATCTCCCATTTTTTTGAAACCTCTATTTAAAGAAAGAATCTGGGGTGGGACTTCATTAAAAAGATTCAACTATGAGTTGAACTCAGATAACGTAGGAGAGTGTTGGGCGATATCCGCACATCCAAATGGGACTAATGAAGTAAAATCTGGTTTATATAAGGGATTGTCCTTGAGCAACCTATGGGATAAACATCAAGAATTATTTGGTTTTTTCCCTTCTGATAAATTCCCATTGTTAACGAAAATTTTAGATGCAAGTCAGGATCTATCTGTTCAAGTACATCCAGATGATCAATATGCCCAGCAAAACGAGAATGGAGAACTAGGGAAAACTGAATGTTGGTATATTATTGATTGTAAAAAAGATGCGGAGATGATTTTAGGACACCATGCAAGTTCTAAAAAACAACTTTTACAGTGGGTGAAACAAGGGTTGTGGTCGGATTTATTGCGAAAAGTAAAAATTAAACCAGGTGACTTTTTTTATGTGCCAAGTGGTACTATCCATGCTTTGTGTGAGGGAACATTAGTATTGGAAACACAGCAAAATTCTGATACAACCTATCGAGTATATGATTATGATAGAATTGATCAGAATGGTCAGGTTCGGGATTTACATTTAGATAAAGCGATCGAAGTAACAACAATACCACATCAAAACGAGTCCATTGATCCAGTGATTTCAAAACAAAAAGATGCAACTATAACGAAATTTGTTGAAGAGAAATACTTTTCGGCATTTAAATGGGAGATCAACGGAGAATCGCAGTTTAATCAGAATAAAAAGTTTCAATTAGTCAGTGTATTAGAAGGTGAAGGAATACTTGAAACACTTGACGGAGAGTTTACCTTTCAAAAAGGGGATCATTTTATATTGCCATACCAAATGAGTGATTTTACGATCCGTGGAAATACAGAAATGATCATATCGTTCCCTTCTTAA
- a CDS encoding NCS2 family permease has protein sequence MGKNNETGFAKYFEFSKFGTNYRRETVAGITTFLAMAYILFVNPDMLSAAGMDFGAVFTATAVAAIIGTLVMGLFAKYPIALAPGMGLNAFFTFSVVIGMGIPWEQALLGVLVSGIIFLILALTGVREAIINAIPSGLKHAAAAGIGLFIAFIGLKNAGIIVANEATFVTLGDLSANTTLLAIFGIVITAIFMTRKLKGAIFYGIVITTIAGMIFGIIEPPTGSPVATPPNASAFGALFDPLFINGEFDLSVMFSASMWIVIFTFLFVDFFDTAGTLVGVATQANLMKNGKLPRAGRALTADSVATITGAVMGTSTTTSYIESSAGVAAGGRTGFASVVTAGMFALSLFFFPLLSVITQEVTAPALIMVGVLMAASLGKIEWNKIEEAVPAFLTAITMPLTFSIATGIALGFILYPLTKIFNGQARKVHWIMYLMFIVFIAYFVWLA, from the coding sequence ATGGGGAAGAACAATGAAACGGGTTTTGCGAAATATTTTGAATTCAGTAAATTTGGTACGAATTACAGACGTGAAACGGTGGCAGGAATCACTACATTTTTGGCAATGGCTTATATTTTGTTTGTGAATCCGGACATGTTAAGTGCTGCTGGTATGGATTTTGGAGCTGTATTTACGGCTACAGCAGTCGCTGCAATCATAGGTACACTAGTTATGGGTCTTTTTGCTAAGTATCCAATTGCATTAGCACCTGGTATGGGTCTAAATGCATTTTTTACTTTCTCAGTAGTTATTGGTATGGGTATTCCTTGGGAGCAAGCACTTTTGGGTGTTTTAGTTTCCGGGATTATATTTTTAATATTAGCACTTACAGGTGTGAGGGAAGCGATCATTAATGCGATTCCTTCTGGGTTGAAACATGCAGCAGCAGCGGGTATTGGTTTATTTATTGCTTTTATAGGATTGAAAAATGCGGGAATTATTGTTGCAAATGAAGCCACTTTTGTAACATTAGGTGATTTATCCGCAAACACTACATTATTAGCTATATTCGGTATTGTAATCACAGCTATTTTTATGACACGCAAGTTAAAAGGTGCCATTTTTTATGGAATAGTCATTACAACGATTGCGGGTATGATATTCGGTATCATCGAGCCTCCAACAGGTTCCCCAGTAGCAACACCTCCAAACGCATCTGCATTTGGCGCTTTATTTGATCCATTATTTATTAATGGAGAATTTGATCTGTCTGTTATGTTTTCAGCAAGTATGTGGATCGTTATATTTACATTTTTATTTGTAGATTTCTTTGATACTGCTGGAACATTAGTTGGAGTAGCTACACAGGCAAATCTTATGAAAAACGGAAAATTACCAAGAGCGGGAAGAGCGTTGACAGCTGATTCTGTAGCTACCATTACAGGTGCAGTTATGGGTACTTCTACAACAACGTCTTATATAGAATCATCTGCTGGGGTTGCAGCAGGTGGACGTACAGGATTTGCTTCCGTTGTCACTGCGGGGATGTTTGCTTTATCTTTATTCTTTTTCCCATTACTGTCAGTTATTACACAAGAAGTAACGGCTCCTGCTTTAATTATGGTTGGGGTATTGATGGCTGCTAGTTTAGGTAAAATTGAATGGAACAAAATTGAAGAAGCTGTCCCTGCATTTTTAACTGCAATTACAATGCCTTTAACCTTTAGTATCGCAACGGGAATTGCACTAGGGTTTATATTATATCCTTTAACTAAAATTTTTAACGGACAAGCTAGAAAAGTACATTGGATTATGTATCTAATGTTCATAGTTTTCATTGCATACTTTGTTTGGTTAGCATAA
- the guaA gene encoding glutamine-hydrolyzing GMP synthase, whose amino-acid sequence MSKPHEMIVVLDFGGQYNQLIARRIRDLGVYSELLPYNTPVDKILELNPKGIVFSGGPSSVYEENSPLVDEAIYDINIPIFGICYGMQLISHQLKGKVERAERREYGKALVDFEDHSILTKGLEKNQQVWMSHSDLVIEPPTGFVVDASTEHAPVAAMSHPDKKVFAVQFHPEVRHSIYGNDMIKNFLFDVCGCTGDWTMESFVEDTIQDIRNKVGGRKVLCALSGGVDSSVVAILIHKAIGDQLTCMFIDHGLLRKGEAESVMETFSGKFDMNVVKIDAQDRFLGKLKGVSDPEQKRKLIGNEFIYVFDDESKNIGDFDFLAQGTLYTDIVESGTDTAQTIKSHHNVGGLPEDMKFELIEPLSALFKDEVRKVGEECGLPQEIVWRQPFPGPGLAIRVLGEVTEDKLTIVRESDAILRDEIKKAGLDREIWQYFTALPNMKSVGVMGDARTYSYTVGIRAVTSIDGMTADWARIPYDVLEKISTRIVNEVDHVNRIVLDVTSKPPATIEWE is encoded by the coding sequence ATGAGCAAACCACATGAGATGATCGTAGTATTAGATTTTGGGGGTCAATATAATCAATTAATTGCCCGAAGAATTAGAGATTTAGGAGTATACAGTGAGCTGCTACCTTACAATACACCTGTTGATAAAATTCTAGAGCTTAATCCAAAAGGAATTGTATTTTCAGGTGGTCCGTCTAGTGTATATGAAGAAAATTCTCCCTTAGTTGATGAAGCAATCTATGACATAAACATTCCGATTTTCGGAATTTGTTATGGAATGCAACTCATATCACATCAGTTAAAAGGTAAGGTTGAACGAGCTGAACGTAGAGAGTACGGTAAAGCGTTGGTTGACTTTGAAGACCATAGTATTTTAACAAAAGGTTTGGAGAAAAATCAGCAAGTATGGATGAGCCATAGTGATTTGGTTATTGAACCACCTACAGGTTTCGTAGTTGATGCTAGTACAGAGCATGCTCCAGTTGCAGCCATGAGTCATCCGGATAAGAAAGTATTTGCAGTACAATTTCATCCTGAAGTCCGCCACTCTATTTATGGGAATGATATGATCAAAAATTTCTTGTTTGATGTGTGTGGTTGTACAGGTGATTGGACGATGGAATCATTTGTTGAAGATACAATTCAAGATATTCGAAATAAAGTAGGCGGTCGTAAGGTTTTATGTGCGCTTAGCGGGGGAGTGGATTCTTCTGTTGTTGCTATTCTTATACATAAAGCAATTGGTGATCAGCTGACTTGTATGTTTATTGATCATGGATTACTTCGTAAAGGTGAGGCCGAAAGTGTGATGGAAACCTTTAGCGGGAAATTTGATATGAACGTAGTAAAGATTGATGCTCAAGATCGATTCTTAGGTAAATTAAAAGGGGTTTCAGACCCTGAACAGAAACGTAAATTGATCGGAAATGAGTTTATTTATGTTTTTGATGATGAATCGAAAAACATTGGAGATTTTGATTTTCTAGCCCAAGGAACGTTATATACGGACATCGTAGAAAGTGGTACAGATACTGCTCAAACGATTAAGTCTCATCATAATGTTGGCGGTTTGCCAGAGGATATGAAATTTGAATTAATTGAACCTCTAAGTGCGTTGTTTAAAGATGAAGTGCGTAAAGTGGGAGAAGAGTGCGGTTTGCCGCAGGAAATCGTTTGGCGTCAGCCTTTCCCTGGACCAGGATTAGCAATTCGAGTGCTTGGTGAAGTTACAGAGGACAAGCTAACTATCGTGCGAGAGTCAGATGCAATTTTACGTGATGAAATTAAAAAAGCAGGCCTGGATCGTGAAATTTGGCAGTACTTTACTGCACTTCCTAACATGAAAAGTGTTGGAGTCATGGGAGATGCACGTACTTATTCCTATACGGTAGGTATTCGAGCTGTGACCTCCATTGATGGTATGACTGCGGACTGGGCACGTATTCCTTACGATGTTTTAGAAAAAATTTCTACACGTATTGTTAATGAAGTGGATCATGTGAATCGCATTGTACTTGACGTGACCTCAAAACCACCTGCAACGATTGAGTGGGAATAG